In Fusarium falciforme chromosome 9, complete sequence, the sequence CCAAAATAAGCCGGACCAGAACCATGATTCTCGTTATGGTTACCCATCACCTTGTTCCCCGCAACATTATCGCCAGAGCCAGAATGATGCTGGCTGACAGAACCTTGAGTCGACGGCAAAGGCTCAATGTTGGAAAGTTCCTTGATAGCCGTAAGGAGCTTTGCAACTTGGGCCTCGGTCGCCGCCTTGACACCGTCATGCATTGCCAAATCTCGCACGCCTTCCATCATCTCGCGTGCTACGGTTTCCACGGGCTTTCCATCACTGATGCGTTTCATCACCGTCAAGTACTCTTCTTGTATGAATGCATCCTCCCACGCAGCGACGGCCTTGAATACTCTCCGCAGTCGAACTGCGTTGGATTCGCACGTCTTCATAATGCTCTCAATGGCTAAGCGGGCTTGTTCGTCTAGATAAACATGCCCGACAGTTTCGAGGAGGCGTCGAACAAGTGGAAGCCATTTTGCCACATTGTCGAAGGACTGCGGCAGGCCTTCGATGCCTTTGACACCTTGGTTGTATATGTCCTCGATCTCTTCGTTGACAGAGATCAGatccttggtctcgatgGACGTCATTCTTGGTCAGGGTTGGATGTGTGCGGAGGTCGCAAAACGCCAATTGCGTCTGGAGTGGGGAGTGTCAGCTCAGGTAACCAGCCTCTGGTACAGTTACGTTCAGGTCTCTCCTACCGGGGAATCGGGCCTGTCGATTGGGGGAATGTCTCCCAGAGGTGGTCGGAAAATCGAGAGAGAGCGCCCCGTATTAAAAGAGGAGACCATGTTCGCATGAACCTCTTTCGGAATGCCTTTGAAGGGTGCCGGACTCCCCTGTCGAGGCAAAATTGTGGCCTCGTCAGGGGGTTGGCTGTGAAGCCCCGCACTTCACCGTGGTCTGACCTCGTTTCAGTCCATGTTATGTGACGATAGCGAGCCGTGGCCAATCATGACCTGGAACTAGCCCAGCAGCCACTGCCAAGTTTAGAACCTGGtacgccaagatcaagataAGCGCTAACGCCACCCCATGATTGGACTGCGGTCAATCTAAAAACGAGCGGGGTAGCAGGAGGGAGAGTCGAGAACCAGTGCCCCAAATCCAGCGACTGCCAATCCCCACATAGCCATTGCCGTCTCAGTGTCGCGAAATCCGCCGTACTGACCCCCTTCTCGCccctttcccttcccttccacGTTCTGCGATAATATCCCCTGTATGATGGTCATCATTCTACCGAACATAACTACATGAGAGCGAGCCTGCTTTTCAAACTGTTGGCCCTGCTACCGAAGCCCACCTCTCGCAAGCCTAGAAAGCTACCAAGGAAGCCTCCAAGATGAATCATTCGCTACCGAACGAAGGCCCGGTCAACCAGAGCCACTCCGGTTCAGGCGACAACACGGCAGGAAATAGGGTCGGGCGCGATCACAACGAGAATCACGGCGATGGGCATATTACCATTAATCAGTGTTGTCATCAGGATTGTATGAAACTATCAGACCCTGCTTTTGTTCCACATCCTCTAAGTCATTGCTCGAAACAGCCAAGTCGGACCCGCGCCAACAACTCATGACGTCCTTAGAGTTTACCGGTATGAACAGTCGGTCCCATGACATAGGCCTCGCTGCGTCAGGAACATGCGACTGGCTTCTGGGACACAAGACGTACGATAGGTGGACCAGTAGGCATCACGGCCTCCTCTGCATCAAAGGGAAGCCTGGCTCGGGAAAGTCAACACTGCTACGGTATGCTAGCGTCAAGACGCCACGAACTGATGGAGGGAACCCTCTCACTCTCTCGTTCTTCTTCCACGGCCGCGGCAGTGAGCTTCAGAGAACACCACGTGGTCTTTTTCGGTCACTTTCCCATCAGGTGCTCCAAGCGATCCCCGACGCACTTGATCATGGCCACACTTGGCGTCAATGGCAGAGCGCTGTTGATGCAGAGAGTGAGGAGAAGCATCTACGAGATGTTTTCGAAAAAACACTTGAAAAGGCCTTGGAGACCCGTCCAGTCTGGCTATTCGTCGACGCATTAGATGAATGTGACAACAGCTATGGGCCCGACATAGCGAAGCGATTCAGGGACTTCCTGTCTTCCCTCTCGTCCTGTCTGAAGCCACTTCGCATATGCTTCACAATTCGCTCTAATCAGACACTGAGTCTGTCAGACATGGACGAAATACGTGTCGATGTTGAAAACATCAAGGACATATCGACTTATGTCAACGAACAGCTGGCTAGGCAGCAAAATGTTGCGAAGTTGATCACGGAACGCGCTAATGGCATGTTCCTGTGGGCTTGTATTGCGGTTCGCAAGGTTCGTGAAGTCCAGGAAGGTCCGGAGCCAGTCACGCTGGGGAAGATCCAGGACGCGATTCTTGAACTGCCCCGAGAGCTGGACGAACTCTACGACAAACTAACCTCAAATATGGGCGAGGACTCTCTCAAACTCTTCCAATGGATCACCTTCGCCATGCGGCCGTTGGAACCATCTGAACTGCAATGGGCCATGCTGATCGATGCTGATCGCCATGACCAGTCAATGGATCAGTACCGAGAAGAAGCGACTTACCGAGCCACTGACATCGGAAAACTCAGCAAGGGCCTTGTTGAGGTGACGCCAGACGAGAAGGTTGTCCAATTCATCCACCAGACAGTGAAGGACTTTTTCCAGGGGACCCTGTCGAGGTTGAACGAGACCTCGAGATCCCAACACGTGGCGCACAATCTGCTGTATAAGACCTGTCTCCGCTACTTGGAGATGGCAGAGATCGATCAGTCAGTGAGGCTTAGCCGGAACGACATGATGTCCAAATTTCCACTCTTGCAGTATGCTACCACCTCATGGGTTGACCACGCCAGCAAAATCGCTGCAGACCGTCTGTTAACTTTGGAGTGGCCTGAGCCCGATATTATCAAACGATGGGTGTCCGTTTACCGGGTATTGGATAAATGGAATCGTCGCTGCCCTGGTGAGGGGACCACTGTTCTTCACATCATGTCGAGGTATGGGATGGAGGAAGAATTGCGGGAATATTTGAACGGAGGAGACGGGATTAGTGTCGACTCCAAGGACTCGAATGGATGGACGCCGCTGTCTTGGGCAGTGCAAAACGGGCAAGCATCGGTAGTAGCGCTGTTACTCAGCAAAGGGGCTAAGAGAGATTACAAGTACAAGTTGGTAAGTAGATCTCACACGAACGGATGGGATAGGTATTGGACTGATGGCTGATAATTACGCCTTTCGATGCTCTAGGAAGTAAGTGAAGCCGATGCAATCTGGGCGGATGGCTAGTTAGACTAATGGCTAACAATTGCATTTTTCGACTTTCTAGCCTATAGGTAAAGCCGATGCAATCTAGGCGGATGGCTAGTTAGACTGATGGCTGATAATTACGTCTCCCGATGCTCTAGCCTATAAGTAAAGCCGATGCAATCTAGGCGAATGGCTAGTTGGACTAATGGCTGATAATTGCGTCTCCCGATGCTCTAGTATGTAAGTAAAGCCGATGCAAGCTAGGCGCATAGTAATTAGACTGACAGCTAATAATTACGTCTCTCGATGCTCTAGGGAGTAAGTGAAGCCGATACAAGCTAGGCGGATAGCTGGTTGGACTAATGGCTGACAATTATGTCTCCCGATGCTCTAATATGTAAGTGAAGCCAATGCAAGCTAGGCGGATAGTATTTGGACTGACGGCTGATAATTGCGTCTTCCGATGCTCTAGGATATAAGTGAAGCCAATGCAATCTAGGCGGATGGCTAGTTAGACTAATGGCTAACAATTACGTCTTTCGATACTCTAGGGAGTAAGTAAAGCCAATGCTATCTAGGCGGATAGCTGGTTAGGCTGATGGCTAATAATTGCATTTTTTAATGCtctagcttataagtaaagcCGATATAAACTAGGCGGATAATAGTTGGACTAATAGCTGACAATTGCATTTTTCGGCTTTCTAGCCTATAGGTAAAGCCGATGTAAGCTAGGCAGATAGTATTTGGACTAATAGCTGATAATTACGTCTCCCGATGctctagtatataagtaaagtCGATGCAATCTAGACGGATAGCTGGTTAGACTAATGGCTGACAATTACGTCTTCTAATGctctagtatataagtaaagccAATGCAATCTAGGCGGATAGCTAGTTGGACTAATGGCTGATAATTGCATTTTTTGACTTTCTAGCCTATAGGTAAAGCCAATGCAATCTAGGCAGATGGCTAGTTAGACTAATGGCTAATAATTACGCCTTTCAATACTCTAGGAAGTAAGTGAAGCCGATGTAATCTAGGCGGATAGCTAGTTAGACTAATGGCTAATAATTGCATTTTTTAATGCTCTAGGATATAAGTAAAGCCAATATAATTTAGGCAGATGGTTAGTTAGACTAATGGCCGATAATTACGCCTTTCAATGCTCTAGGATATAAGTAAAGCCGATATAAACTAGGCGGATAGTAGTTAGACTAATGGCTGATAATTGCATTTTTTGATGCTCTAGGATGTAAGTGAAGCCGATATAATTTGGGTAGATGGTTGGTTGgactaatagctaataattgcGTCTCCCGATGCTCTAGGAagtaagtaaagctaatgtAATCTAGGCAGATAGCTAGTTGGACTAATGGCTGATAATTACGTCTTCCGATGCTCTAGCctataagtaaagctaatgcAAGCTAGGCGCATAGCTAGTTAGACTGATGGCTAACACTCCCCTCTTTtgctcttttagcttataagtaaacCTATTGCAGGCTAGGTAAATGGGTGGTTGGACTAATGGCTAATAATTGCGTCTTTTGATATTCTAGTTTGTAAGTGAAGCCAATGCAAGCTAGGTGGATAGTAGTTAGACTAATGGCTAATAATTGCGTCTTTCAATGCTCTAGGGAGTAAGTAAAGCCAATATAAGCTAGGCGGATAGCTAGTTAGACTAATGGCTAACAATTGCGTCTTTTAATGCTCTAGGGAGTAAGTAAAGCCAATATAAGCTAGGCGGATAGCTAGTTAGACTGATGGCTGATAATTGCGTCTTTTGATATTCTAGTTTGTAAGTGAAGCCGATATAAGCTAGGTAGATAGTAGTTGGACTGATGGCTGACAATTGCGTCTTTTAATGCTCTAGGGAGTAAGTAAACCTATTGCAGGCCGGGTGAATAGGTGGTTGGACTAATGGCTGATAATTGCGTCTTTTAATATTCTAGTTTGTAAGTGAAGCTGATGCAATCTGGGCGAATGGCTAGTTAGACTAATGGCTAACAATTACGTCTTTTGATGCTCTAGATTATAAGTGAAGCTGGCATAAGCTAGGCGGATAGCTGGTTG encodes:
- a CDS encoding SesA domain-containing protein, giving the protein MTSIETKDLISVNEEIEDIYNQGVKGIEGLPQSFDNVAKWLPLVRRLLETVGHVYLDEQARLAIESIMKTCESNAVRLRRVFKAVAAWEDAFIQEEYLTVMKRISDGKPVETVAREMMEGVRDLAMHDGVKAATEAQVAKLLTAIKELSNIEPLPSTQGSVSQHHSGSGDNVAGNKVMGNHNENHGSGPAYFGSYTQNLPK